From Cellvibrio zantedeschiae, the proteins below share one genomic window:
- the lepB gene encoding signal peptidase I, translating into MKQFWAKFWRENKYFLIFLGLMFMFRSACADWNTVPTASMKPTILEGDRIAVNKLAYDLHIPFTHISLVRFADPQRGDIAVFDSKVSDKRLVKRVIGVPGDTVTLINNELTINGTALQYEKTANNTDQIEHLFNTPHIVRINNPENHPFANFPTVIVPAGHYLMMGDNRDLSADSRVIGFVPRDEFVGRSRSVIMSLNYDNFYLPRLDRFFKSL; encoded by the coding sequence ATGAAACAATTTTGGGCAAAATTTTGGCGAGAAAATAAGTATTTCCTGATTTTCCTGGGCCTTATGTTTATGTTTAGAAGCGCCTGCGCCGACTGGAATACAGTTCCCACTGCGTCAATGAAGCCTACCATTTTGGAAGGCGATCGCATTGCAGTAAATAAACTGGCTTACGATTTACACATTCCTTTTACACATATTTCATTGGTGCGCTTCGCAGATCCACAGCGTGGCGATATTGCAGTTTTTGATTCCAAAGTTTCTGATAAACGCTTGGTAAAACGTGTTATTGGCGTTCCGGGTGACACAGTTACCCTGATCAATAATGAGTTAACGATTAACGGTACCGCCCTTCAATACGAAAAAACGGCAAACAACACAGACCAGATTGAACATTTGTTCAACACACCGCATATAGTTCGTATTAACAATCCTGAAAATCATCCCTTTGCAAATTTTCCCACGGTAATTGTTCCTGCAGGCCATTATTTAATGATGGGTGATAACCGCGATCTAAGCGCTGACTCGCGCGTTATAGGATTTGTGCCACGCGATGAATTTGTAGGCAGATCGCGCTCAGTGATTATGTCGCTGAATTACGATAATTTTTATTTACCGCGCTTAGACA
- a CDS encoding acyltransferase, protein MSLLLSLLRLLSGVLTTVLFVVFTLIVFIPLMPLALLKWLVPFTGWQALCNRWLDWLASHWMDANARHQQIILPTQLEVEGMSNLSVAEWYMMIANHQSWVDILVLLRFFNRRIPYLKFFLKQSLIWVPLLGLAWWALEFPFMRRYTKAEIARNPELKGKDIEKTRQACEKFRHNPVTIINFLEGTRFTPAKYTQQKSIYRHLLMPKAGGLAFTLAAMNGQLHSLLDVTIYYPEGRPSYWDYACGRVRRICVDVRERPIPEDMLGNYGDDNEFRERFQGWVNQIWQEKDALLDKMNSSH, encoded by the coding sequence ATGTCATTACTTTTATCACTTTTGCGACTCTTGTCCGGAGTCCTTACCACGGTGTTGTTCGTGGTCTTCACCTTAATTGTATTTATCCCTTTAATGCCGCTGGCGCTACTGAAGTGGTTGGTGCCCTTTACTGGCTGGCAGGCATTGTGCAATCGCTGGCTGGACTGGCTGGCAAGTCATTGGATGGACGCCAACGCGCGTCATCAGCAGATAATTTTGCCTACGCAGTTGGAAGTTGAGGGTATGAGCAACTTGAGTGTGGCGGAGTGGTACATGATGATTGCCAACCATCAATCCTGGGTGGATATTTTGGTGCTTTTGCGGTTTTTTAATCGCCGTATTCCCTATTTGAAATTCTTTTTAAAACAATCCCTGATTTGGGTTCCGCTGCTTGGATTGGCCTGGTGGGCCTTGGAGTTCCCTTTTATGCGCCGCTACACCAAGGCAGAAATTGCCAGGAATCCTGAACTGAAGGGCAAGGACATTGAAAAGACCCGGCAGGCGTGTGAGAAGTTTCGCCATAATCCGGTCACGATTATCAATTTTTTGGAGGGGACGCGATTTACCCCGGCCAAATATACCCAGCAAAAATCTATTTACCGCCATCTACTTATGCCCAAGGCCGGTGGATTGGCTTTTACCTTGGCAGCGATGAATGGCCAGTTACACAGCTTGTTAGATGTGACTATCTATTACCCTGAAGGACGCCCGAGTTACTGGGATTATGCCTGTGGCAGGGTAAGGCGGATTTGTGTGGATGTGCGTGAAAGGCCCATCCCTGAAGATATGTTGGGTAACTATGGCGATGACAATGAATTTCGTGAGCGCTTTCAAGGCTGGGTCAACCAAATCTGGCAGGAAAAGGATGCTTTGCTGGATAAGATGAATTCCAGTCATTAA
- a CDS encoding DUF2789 family protein → MLYSLKDLFAKLGLPNSDSDIEAFIERYRPLPQAEPLASASFWTAEQAAFLREARQPYSDWEEVVDELNCLLRD, encoded by the coding sequence ATGCTGTATTCGCTCAAAGATTTGTTCGCCAAGTTAGGTTTGCCCAATTCCGACAGTGATATTGAGGCATTTATTGAGCGCTATCGTCCCCTGCCACAAGCTGAGCCCTTGGCCAGTGCAAGTTTCTGGACCGCCGAGCAAGCTGCTTTTTTGCGAGAAGCCCGCCAACCTTACTCAGATTGGGAAGAAGTGGTCGATGAGCTGAACTGCCTGTTACGCGATTAA